From the Streptococcus oralis ATCC 35037 genome, one window contains:
- a CDS encoding helix-turn-helix domain-containing protein has translation MKSIHLQKYIGQRIRIIRKEKNLSQQNLSEKAGVGIDYISNLETKGSNIKIDTLEKIITALNITPSELFESRITPKNPHLELLADQLTQLPQTSQEQLLEAFQLLIKTVKEKPNR, from the coding sequence ATGAAATCAATTCACTTACAAAAGTATATCGGACAACGAATACGAATCATACGTAAAGAAAAAAATTTAAGTCAGCAAAATCTCAGCGAAAAGGCTGGTGTGGGCATAGATTATATTTCCAACCTTGAAACAAAAGGGTCAAATATAAAGATTGATACACTAGAAAAGATTATCACAGCTCTTAATATCACACCATCAGAGCTATTTGAAAGCCGTATAACCCCAAAGAACCCACATCTAGAGTTATTAGCTGACCAATTAACTCAACTCCCACAAACGAGTCAGGAACAGCTCTTAGAAGCCTTCCAATTACTAATAAAAACTGTGAAAGAAAAACCAAACCGCTAA
- a CDS encoding DUF771 domain-containing protein, protein MTDKILIKIDNLEVNLPNTHIIVEKEEYLNMKKQTSEGKYMSLSEVLEMVSVSRPWLLENVLYRSDIRSKIDIDKNKDGFVKYPKNQGGKYIFLASKTRAFFEQHFSELLKET, encoded by the coding sequence ATGACAGATAAAATTTTAATTAAAATAGACAATTTAGAAGTAAATCTTCCCAACACACATATCATTGTAGAAAAGGAAGAATATCTCAATATGAAGAAGCAAACTTCAGAAGGGAAATATATGAGCTTATCAGAGGTTTTAGAGATGGTTTCAGTCTCTCGACCTTGGTTGTTAGAAAATGTTCTATATCGGTCTGATATTCGCTCAAAAATTGATATTGATAAAAACAAAGATGGTTTTGTAAAGTATCCGAAAAATCAAGGCGGTAAATATATCTTCCTTGCTTCTAAGACAAGGGCATTTTTTGAACAGCATTTCTCAGAGTTATTAAAAGAAACATGA
- a CDS encoding DNA alkylation repair protein, translated as MSLADLLEELEAAKDPKKAGPMEAYMRYQFSFLGIAGPERNALYKKYFPSAKKTKMIDWDFVDICWEKEPREYQYVAANYLKAMQPYLTKDDLPKLERLVVTKSWWDTVDILDRVVGSLVANHPELEEVLLKWSLSDNIWLRRVAIDHQLLRKEKTNVQLMEKILLNNLDQTEFFINKAIGWALRDYSKTNPEWAARFIEKNKKRMAELSIKEASKYL; from the coding sequence ATGAGTCTTGCAGATTTACTTGAGGAGCTAGAAGCAGCAAAAGACCCTAAAAAAGCAGGGCCTATGGAAGCCTATATGCGCTACCAATTTTCCTTTTTAGGTATTGCAGGTCCTGAAAGAAATGCCCTTTATAAAAAATACTTTCCAAGTGCGAAAAAAACAAAGATGATTGATTGGGATTTTGTAGATATCTGCTGGGAAAAGGAGCCAAGAGAATACCAATATGTAGCTGCCAACTATTTGAAAGCCATGCAGCCTTATCTAACGAAGGATGATTTGCCTAAGCTTGAGCGCCTGGTCGTGACCAAGTCTTGGTGGGACACGGTAGATATCCTAGATCGAGTAGTAGGAAGTTTGGTGGCTAACCATCCGGAACTTGAAGAAGTGCTTTTAAAATGGAGCCTATCAGACAATATCTGGTTGAGACGAGTCGCTATTGACCACCAGTTGTTAAGGAAAGAGAAAACAAATGTCCAACTAATGGAAAAGATCCTACTCAATAATCTGGACCAGACAGAATTTTTCATCAACAAAGCCATCGGCTGGGCTCTAAGAGACTACTCTAAAACCAATCCAGAATGGGCAGCACGTTTTATTGAAAAAAATAAGAAAAGAATGGCTGAACTTAGTATCAAGGAAGCGAGCAAGTACCTCTAG
- a CDS encoding tyrosine-type recombinase/integrase, whose protein sequence is MAISYRQRGKKKNWDYRIFDKNKKVVASNSGFQTKKEAILEASKIELELLNGNVIDSNISLYQLWQKWYNLQIVPLNKSQGTIAHHKHRGKLILDYFKDKSATNINFSEYQEFINEYAKRVGKDTVRRLNAEVRKVIQFAKKDKLSIIDFTDGVVITGQASRKIKKEKAITSSEDYHKLMKEVKHNIELKFNIIDYLLFIQLKTGLRFGEVLGLTWDCVLNETQEVKTYRRYDPRKQEWRPPKTATSIRSIPIDSETLNVLNQLKEIQSREIEQTNIKNKENHIFFDLYTVVPTNHEVNKRLREHLKKLKLTPLDLSATGIRHTYASVMLGYGIDIWVIASNMGHKDITQITQTYGHLIREKEESENKRVRELLSQ, encoded by the coding sequence ATGGCGATTTCATATAGGCAAAGAGGTAAAAAGAAAAATTGGGATTATAGAATATTTGATAAAAATAAAAAGGTAGTTGCTTCAAACTCAGGATTTCAAACGAAAAAAGAAGCAATATTGGAAGCAAGTAAAATTGAATTAGAGTTGTTAAACGGTAACGTAATTGATTCAAATATTTCTCTCTATCAACTATGGCAGAAATGGTATAATCTGCAAATAGTTCCTTTAAATAAAAGTCAGGGGACAATTGCACATCATAAGCATAGAGGTAAACTTATTTTAGATTATTTCAAAGATAAATCGGCTACTAACATCAATTTTAGTGAGTATCAAGAATTTATCAACGAGTACGCAAAAAGAGTTGGAAAAGATACAGTTCGGCGATTAAATGCGGAAGTTAGAAAAGTCATTCAATTTGCGAAAAAAGATAAGTTATCAATCATTGATTTTACAGATGGTGTTGTTATTACAGGGCAAGCAAGTCGAAAGATAAAAAAAGAAAAAGCTATTACAAGTTCAGAAGATTATCATAAGTTAATGAAAGAGGTAAAACATAATATTGAACTGAAGTTTAATATTATTGACTATCTTCTTTTTATTCAGCTAAAAACTGGCTTGCGTTTCGGTGAGGTGCTAGGGTTGACATGGGACTGCGTTTTGAACGAAACTCAAGAAGTCAAAACATACAGGCGCTACGACCCTAGGAAACAAGAATGGCGGCCACCCAAAACAGCTACTTCTATCAGGTCTATCCCAATAGATTCAGAAACATTGAATGTTTTGAATCAATTGAAAGAGATTCAAAGTAGAGAAATTGAACAAACAAATATCAAAAATAAAGAAAATCATATCTTTTTCGATTTGTACACTGTTGTTCCTACAAACCACGAAGTAAATAAGCGTTTAAGAGAACATCTCAAGAAGTTGAAACTCACACCACTCGATTTATCAGCGACTGGCATTAGGCACACATATGCAAGCGTTATGTTAGGTTATGGGATTGATATTTGGGTTATAGCTTCAAACATGGGACACAAAGACATTACACAAATAACTCAAACATATGGTCACTTAATCAGAGAAAAAGAAGAATCAGAAAACAAACGTGTTAGAGAGTTATTAAGTCAATAA
- a CDS encoding P-loop NTPase fold protein, with product MAFLINKSQNQATSATSADVVEFGKNKFELEQFILRNLNNALDINNESSYLGSFNIKVASNDTGFFYIVNLPVSYSLDSRLYFNIFAICSGILYPYKTLLPQHNAYFVPYDTTNPNLARAFFFPWLDGIPTRFKIDNLPSFIKQNVSENSLPIMANNICNISMKTVTHLAVSGPSGSGKTHFLRYLISCLKSFTNQIICVDPKLSDIYLLSKELGLEVLAPTQGENLNSFLTVVNETLSKIIRKIYERGEILLTKPDTKFERIYIVIDELLALVQGSSKQSREAFGQLLGTIALLGRQTSISLILCSQRFDATAFAGNTAVREQINCMFILGEINANTCQFLLPNANVDNIVVPTGIGTGIVKFTDNEHRTHIMPLLTPTYDIGKEKIS from the coding sequence ATGGCTTTTTTAATAAATAAAAGCCAAAATCAAGCTACATCAGCAACTTCTGCTGATGTAGTTGAATTTGGTAAAAACAAATTCGAATTAGAACAATTCATTTTGAGAAATTTGAATAATGCTCTAGATATTAATAATGAATCATCATATTTAGGTTCGTTTAATATTAAAGTTGCAAGCAATGACACGGGATTCTTTTACATTGTAAATCTCCCGGTCTCGTACTCACTTGATTCGCGACTTTACTTTAATATATTTGCAATATGCTCTGGAATACTATATCCATACAAGACACTCTTGCCTCAACACAATGCTTACTTTGTCCCTTATGATACTACTAATCCAAATTTAGCTCGGGCTTTCTTCTTTCCATGGCTTGATGGCATTCCAACACGCTTTAAGATTGATAATCTTCCTTCTTTTATTAAACAGAACGTTTCAGAAAATTCTCTTCCAATTATGGCGAACAACATTTGTAATATCTCTATGAAAACGGTTACACATTTGGCAGTGAGCGGACCATCTGGTTCGGGTAAGACACACTTTTTACGTTATTTGATTAGTTGTCTAAAATCTTTCACAAATCAAATTATTTGCGTTGACCCAAAACTTTCGGATATTTATTTACTAAGTAAAGAATTAGGTTTGGAAGTATTAGCTCCAACTCAGGGGGAAAATTTGAACAGCTTCCTGACTGTAGTGAATGAGACTTTATCAAAAATCATCAGAAAGATTTATGAACGAGGAGAGATATTATTAACAAAACCAGATACTAAGTTCGAACGCATTTATATTGTAATAGATGAGCTGTTAGCATTGGTTCAAGGAAGTTCAAAGCAGTCTCGTGAAGCATTTGGGCAATTACTGGGAACTATTGCGCTTCTCGGTAGACAGACATCAATATCGCTCATTTTATGCAGTCAACGTTTTGACGCAACTGCGTTTGCAGGGAATACAGCAGTCAGGGAACAAATTAATTGCATGTTTATTTTAGGTGAAATAAATGCGAATACTTGCCAATTTTTACTACCCAACGCTAACGTTGATAATATTGTAGTTCCAACAGGGATTGGTACAGGTATTGTCAAGTTTACTGATAATGAACACAGAACTCACATCATGCCCTTGCTTACCCCAACATATGATATCGGAAAGGAAAAAATTTCATGA
- a CDS encoding response regulator, which translates to MKILLVDDHEMVRLGLKSYFDLQDDVEVVGEAANGAQGIDLALELRPDVIVMDIVMPEMNGIDATLAILKEWPEAKILIVTSYLDNEKIMPVLNAGAKGYMLKTSSADELLHALRKVAAGELAIEQEVSKKVEYHRNHMELHEELTARERDVLQLIAKGYENQRIADELFISLKTVKTHVSNILAKLEVSDRTQAAVYAFQHHLVGQEDF; encoded by the coding sequence ATGAAAATTTTACTGGTAGATGACCATGAAATGGTCCGATTGGGCTTGAAAAGCTATTTTGATCTCCAAGACGATGTGGAAGTTGTGGGCGAGGCTGCCAATGGGGCTCAAGGTATTGACTTGGCCTTGGAACTGCGTCCAGATGTCATTGTCATGGATATCGTCATGCCTGAGATGAATGGGATTGATGCAACCTTGGCCATCCTCAAAGAATGGCCTGAAGCCAAGATATTAATTGTCACCTCTTACTTGGACAATGAAAAAATCATGCCGGTCTTGAACGCTGGTGCCAAAGGCTATATGCTTAAGACTTCAAGTGCAGATGAATTGCTCCATGCTCTCCGTAAGGTGGCTGCTGGCGAGCTGGCTATTGAACAAGAGGTCAGCAAGAAGGTCGAATACCACCGTAATCATATGGAGCTTCATGAGGAGCTGACTGCGCGTGAGCGAGACGTACTTCAACTCATCGCCAAGGGCTACGAAAATCAGCGGATTGCAGATGAACTCTTTATCTCTCTCAAGACGGTCAAGACCCATGTGTCCAATATCCTTGCTAAACTTGAGGTCAGCGATCGCACCCAGGCGGCGGTCTATGCCTTCCAGCACCACTTGGTCGGGCAGGAGGACTTTTAG
- the fni gene encoding type 2 isopentenyl-diphosphate Delta-isomerase, with amino-acid sequence MTTNRKDEHIRYALEQKSSYNSFDEVELIHSSLPLYDLDEIDLSTEFAGRKWDFPFYINAMTGGSKKGKEINQKLAQVAEACGILFVTGSYSAALKDPTDDSFSVKSSHPKLLLGTNIGLDKPVELGLQTVQEMNPLLLQVHVNVMQELLMPEGERKFRSWQSHLADYSKQIPVPIILKEVGFGMDVKTIERAYELGVRTVDLSGRGGTSFAYIENRRSGQRDYLNQWGQSTMQALLNAQDWKDKVELLVSGGVRNPLDMIKCLVFGAKAVGLSRTVLELVETYSVEEVIGIVQGWKEDLRLIMCALNCATIADLQNVDYILYGKLKEAKDQM; translated from the coding sequence ATGACGACAAATCGTAAGGATGAGCACATCCGCTATGCCCTTGAGCAGAAAAGTTCCTATAATAGCTTTGATGAGGTGGAGTTGATTCATTCTTCCCTGCCTCTTTATGACCTGGATGAGATTGATTTGTCTACAGAGTTTGCAGGTCGAAAGTGGGACTTTCCTTTTTATATCAATGCCATGACAGGTGGGAGCAAAAAAGGTAAAGAAATCAATCAAAAACTGGCTCAGGTGGCAGAAGCCTGTGGGATTTTGTTTGTAACGGGCTCTTATAGTGCAGCCCTAAAAGATCCAACAGATGATTCTTTTTCTGTCAAATCCAGCCATCCAAAGCTGCTCCTTGGAACCAATATTGGATTGGACAAGCCTGTTGAGTTGGGACTTCAGACTGTGCAAGAGATGAATCCTCTTCTTTTACAAGTGCACGTCAATGTTATGCAGGAATTGCTCATGCCAGAGGGAGAAAGAAAGTTTCGAAGCTGGCAATCGCATCTGGCAGACTATAGCAAGCAAATCCCCGTTCCTATTATTCTCAAGGAAGTAGGTTTTGGGATGGATGTGAAGACCATCGAGAGAGCCTATGAACTGGGTGTTCGAACGGTTGACCTATCAGGTCGTGGTGGCACCAGCTTTGCCTATATCGAAAACCGTCGCAGTGGCCAACGTGATTACCTCAATCAATGGGGTCAGTCCACCATGCAAGCCCTCCTCAATGCTCAAGACTGGAAAGACAAGGTCGAACTTTTGGTTAGCGGAGGGGTTCGAAATCCGCTGGATATGATTAAGTGCTTGGTCTTTGGTGCCAAGGCTGTAGGATTGTCACGTACCGTTCTGGAATTGGTTGAAACCTACTCCGTCGAAGAGGTGATTGGTATTGTCCAAGGCTGGAAAGAAGATCTGCGTTTGATCATGTGTGCCCTTAATTGTGCCACCATAGCGGATCTGCAAAACGTAGACTACATTCTTTATGGTAAACTAAAAGAAGCAAAAGATCAGATGTAG
- the liaF gene encoding cell wall-active antibiotics response protein LiaF — translation MKKFQIFLFIEACLLTGALILMVSEHFSRFLLILFLFLLLLRYYTGKEGNNVFLLVTTILFFFIVMLNPFVILAIFVAVIYSLFLLYPMMNQEREETDLVFEEVVTVKNERNPWFGNLHHFSSHQTCQFDDINLFRLMGKDTIHLERVILTNHDNVIILRKMVGTTRIIVPVDVEISLSVNCLYGDLTFLHQPKRALRNEHYHQETRDYLKSNKSVKIFLTTMVGDVEVVRG, via the coding sequence ATGAAAAAATTTCAAATCTTTTTATTTATTGAAGCCTGTCTGTTGACGGGAGCTCTGATTTTGATGGTATCAGAGCATTTTTCGCGTTTTCTGCTGATTCTGTTCCTCTTTTTGCTCTTGCTGCGCTATTATACAGGTAAAGAGGGCAATAATGTCTTCCTCCTTGTAACGACTATTCTTTTCTTTTTCATCGTCATGCTCAATCCCTTTGTGATTTTAGCCATCTTTGTAGCGGTGATCTACAGTCTCTTTCTTCTCTATCCAATGATGAATCAAGAAAGAGAGGAGACGGACTTGGTCTTTGAAGAGGTGGTGACGGTTAAAAATGAACGCAATCCTTGGTTTGGTAATCTCCATCATTTCTCTAGTCACCAGACCTGCCAGTTTGACGATATCAACCTCTTTCGCCTCATGGGCAAGGACACCATTCATTTGGAAAGAGTTATCCTAACCAATCATGACAATGTCATTATCCTTAGAAAGATGGTCGGAACGACTAGGATTATCGTGCCTGTAGATGTGGAAATCAGTCTCAGTGTTAACTGTCTTTATGGAGATCTTACTTTCCTCCATCAACCCAAGCGAGCCCTCCGCAATGAACACTATCATCAGGAGACCAGAGACTATCTCAAGAGTAACAAGAGTGTCAAGATTTTCCTAACTACTATGGTTGGCGATGTGGAGGTGGTCAGAGGATGA
- a CDS encoding sensor histidine kinase, with the protein MKKQSYLLIGLTSLLFILFLANSLLDILNLDWSYLLQDIEKTEKLIFLILVFSLSMTFFFVLFWRVIEEVSRRKMQVNLKRLLAGKEVVAFADPDLDASFKSLSGKLNLLTEAVQKAENQSLVKEEAIIEKERKRIARDLHDTVSQELFAAHMILSGVSQQALKLDREKMQTQLQGVAAILETAQKDLRVLLLHLRPVELEEKSLIEGIQILLKELEDKSDLKVSLKQNVSKLPKKIEEHIFRILQELISNTLRHAQASCLDVYLYQTDVEVQLKVVDNGIGFQLGSLDDLSYGLRNIKERVEDMAGTVQLLTAPKQGLAVDIRIPLLDKKS; encoded by the coding sequence ATGAAAAAGCAATCTTATCTGTTAATCGGCCTGACTTCACTCCTCTTTATTCTCTTTTTGGCTAATAGTCTGCTTGATATTCTAAATCTTGATTGGTCCTATTTGCTACAGGATATCGAGAAAACAGAGAAACTCATCTTCTTGATCTTGGTCTTTAGCCTTTCCATGACCTTCTTTTTTGTCCTCTTTTGGCGCGTGATAGAAGAAGTCTCTCGCAGAAAAATGCAGGTCAATCTCAAGCGACTGCTAGCAGGAAAAGAGGTGGTTGCCTTTGCAGATCCAGACTTGGATGCCAGTTTTAAGTCCTTGTCTGGCAAGCTTAACCTCTTGACAGAGGCTGTTCAAAAGGCTGAAAATCAAAGCCTGGTCAAGGAAGAAGCAATCATCGAGAAAGAAAGGAAGCGGATAGCACGTGACCTGCACGATACGGTTAGTCAGGAGTTGTTTGCGGCCCATATGATTTTATCAGGTGTCAGTCAGCAGGCTTTGAAGCTGGATAGAGAAAAGATGCAGACCCAGTTGCAAGGTGTCGCAGCTATCCTAGAAACAGCCCAGAAAGATTTGCGGGTCTTGCTCCTACATTTGCGACCAGTTGAGTTGGAAGAGAAGAGTTTGATTGAGGGGATTCAAATCCTCTTAAAAGAGCTTGAGGACAAGAGTGATCTCAAGGTTAGTCTCAAGCAAAATGTGTCTAAATTGCCTAAGAAGATTGAAGAACATATCTTCCGCATTTTGCAGGAGTTGATCAGCAATACCCTTCGCCATGCCCAGGCATCTTGTCTAGATGTCTACCTCTATCAGACAGATGTTGAAGTGCAGCTGAAGGTGGTGGATAATGGGATTGGTTTCCAGTTAGGGAGTTTAGACGACTTGAGTTATGGATTGCGAAATATCAAGGAGCGGGTCGAAGATATGGCAGGAACGGTTCAACTTTTGACAGCTCCAAAGCAAGGACTGGCGGTTGATATCCGTATTCCCCTGCTAGATAAGAAATCATAA
- a CDS encoding SEC10/PgrA surface exclusion domain-containing protein, which translates to MKKLKTLTTSTAIALASVGGTAFAQEAQATPVPSNTAVNEPALVTKSQVKPVEKTEVPAPSTVKPALDAQKAVVKEAEAKIDTAKADVKAKEATVASTEKEVATATQAVKDAEATAYQATPEKVAEVKDAQAKNVEAQTANQKATETTNEQIKAESNALAKEQSDVATAQANADQATKDVQTAEQAVASTQSALDGTGLASAQKDLTQAQAEVKEATQSVADAKTAKENASKEDANREQAIKSAQTDVNTKNDAVKLAKDKLASATEHADSVENKLQSAQAELKSAQDKLANTGVDTVTIADLTQFKKDKAEGDSDFMTDSGATVIENSSTKISETDKNKIVEIDNLTEEQQKEVSLYAAKVLTAIHKQVGLNEVTVTDSELRIAREQAKKYVARGISADKAGHINGAYHGENISLGNETKSMTMYELKQRVYDAIMGQTFADAPSKWGHSRNNFVNNTVGIATANVDGRLHIISTLDLAGGNVIKDETDTASLEKAVETAKSNVEQSTTASENAKKALTKASTDYASALSLKTEAEKVLADAMATPLQAQVAENNLRLAEIALENAKTREATASEAVANFSAGLADKKVALENAQKALEEAKSVQTTASQALAEASAKLQAQEDKVNSLKAQSDKLIAEKDALVKEAKKLAEQLQAYLDAPASLATAKKAKTKAEAKLETAKGELTTAQSTLENLLSAYRTEHAKLVDLQTEYEALVDLAEKAQENVVAKLPDGTVIAVPKVAPTAEALPEVNINELQKALATGKEVTLDAQGKVVVKEKRETYSAPAVKSVENEKMSYSRVEKAKTLPNTGENSSVAMLVIGAILGTFGIVTVRRKN; encoded by the coding sequence ATGAAGAAACTGAAAACCCTCACAACTTCAACAGCTATTGCGCTTGCATCAGTTGGTGGAACTGCATTTGCTCAAGAAGCTCAAGCGACTCCAGTACCTTCTAACACTGCTGTCAATGAACCTGCTCTTGTTACTAAGTCACAAGTGAAACCAGTTGAGAAAACTGAAGTTCCTGCGCCTTCTACAGTGAAGCCAGCACTTGACGCTCAAAAAGCTGTTGTGAAAGAAGCTGAAGCTAAGATTGACACAGCTAAAGCTGATGTTAAAGCAAAAGAAGCTACTGTTGCTTCAACTGAAAAAGAAGTAGCTACAGCTACTCAAGCTGTCAAAGATGCGGAAGCAACTGCTTATCAAGCAACACCTGAAAAAGTTGCTGAAGTAAAAGATGCTCAAGCTAAAAATGTTGAAGCTCAAACTGCTAACCAAAAAGCAACTGAAACTACAAACGAACAAATCAAAGCTGAAAGTAATGCCCTTGCAAAAGAACAATCAGACGTAGCAACTGCTCAAGCAAACGCTGACCAAGCTACTAAGGATGTCCAAACAGCTGAACAAGCCGTTGCAAGCACACAATCTGCTCTTGACGGAACTGGACTAGCTTCTGCTCAAAAAGATTTGACTCAAGCTCAAGCTGAAGTCAAAGAAGCAACTCAATCAGTTGCAGACGCTAAAACTGCAAAAGAAAACGCATCTAAAGAAGATGCTAACCGTGAACAAGCTATCAAATCAGCTCAAACAGATGTTAATACTAAAAATGACGCTGTTAAACTTGCAAAAGACAAACTTGCAAGCGCTACAGAACATGCTGACTCAGTTGAAAACAAATTGCAATCAGCTCAAGCTGAACTAAAATCTGCTCAAGATAAATTGGCAAATACTGGTGTTGATACAGTAACAATTGCAGACTTGACTCAGTTCAAGAAAGATAAAGCCGAAGGCGACTCAGACTTCATGACTGACTCTGGTGCTACTGTCATTGAAAACTCTTCAACAAAAATCAGTGAAACTGATAAAAACAAAATTGTTGAAATCGATAACTTGACTGAAGAACAACAAAAAGAAGTCAGCTTATACGCTGCAAAAGTGTTGACTGCAATTCATAAACAAGTTGGATTAAACGAAGTTACTGTTACAGACTCTGAACTTCGTATTGCTCGTGAACAAGCTAAGAAATATGTAGCTCGTGGAATCTCAGCAGACAAAGCTGGTCACATCAATGGTGCTTACCATGGTGAAAACATTTCGCTTGGTAATGAAACAAAATCTATGACCATGTACGAACTCAAACAAAGAGTATATGATGCAATCATGGGACAAACATTTGCTGATGCACCATCTAAATGGGGACACTCACGTAACAACTTTGTTAATAACACTGTCGGAATCGCAACAGCTAACGTAGACGGACGTTTACATATCATCTCAACTCTTGACTTAGCTGGCGGAAACGTCATCAAAGACGAAACCGACACAGCATCCCTTGAGAAAGCTGTCGAAACAGCCAAATCAAATGTTGAACAATCAACAACTGCATCAGAAAACGCTAAGAAAGCTTTAACAAAAGCTTCAACTGATTACGCAAGCGCACTTAGCTTGAAAACTGAAGCTGAAAAAGTTCTTGCTGACGCAATGGCTACACCACTTCAAGCTCAAGTTGCTGAAAACAACCTACGTTTAGCAGAAATTGCACTTGAAAATGCTAAAACTCGTGAAGCTACAGCAAGTGAAGCAGTCGCTAACTTCTCAGCAGGTCTAGCAGACAAGAAAGTTGCTCTTGAAAACGCTCAAAAAGCACTTGAAGAAGCTAAATCTGTTCAAACAACTGCGTCACAAGCTCTTGCAGAAGCTTCAGCTAAACTACAAGCTCAAGAAGATAAAGTCAACAGTTTGAAAGCACAAAGTGACAAATTGATTGCAGAAAAAGATGCTCTTGTTAAAGAAGCTAAGAAATTGGCTGAACAATTGCAAGCATATTTAGACGCACCTGCTTCTCTAGCAACTGCTAAAAAAGCTAAAACAAAAGCTGAAGCTAAACTTGAAACAGCAAAAGGTGAACTCACTACAGCACAGTCTACTCTTGAAAACTTGTTGTCTGCGTACCGTACAGAACACGCTAAGTTGGTAGATTTGCAAACAGAATATGAAGCACTCGTTGACCTTGCAGAGAAAGCTCAAGAAAACGTTGTTGCCAAATTGCCTGACGGAACAGTCATTGCTGTCCCTAAAGTTGCCCCAACTGCTGAAGCACTTCCTGAAGTCAATATTAACGAATTGCAAAAAGCTCTTGCAACTGGAAAAGAAGTAACTTTGGATGCTCAAGGAAAAGTTGTTGTGAAGGAAAAACGTGAAACATACTCAGCGCCAGCCGTTAAATCAGTAGAAAACGAAAAAATGAGTTACTCACGAGTAGAAAAAGCAAAAACTTTACCAAATACTGGAGAAAATTCAAGTGTTGCAATGTTGGTAATCGGTGCAATTCTTGGAACATTTGGAATTGTAACAGTACGTAGAAAAAATTAG